A single window of Sulfitobacter sp. JL08 DNA harbors:
- a CDS encoding YeeE/YedE family protein encodes MDLIALVERIGEAPTAALFGMITGLTFGIAAHRSRFCLRAATVEFARGSMGPAVAVWLLTFSTALVWVQGASLTGLMRAEDARMMAVAGSWSGAIIGGLMFGIGMVLARGCSGRLLVLAATGNMRSIVSGLIFAVIAQMSLGGWLTPAREYLAGLWVTPGGRNVDLLSTSGMPDYMGLVMGIALAVLALEISRRNRIGFGRLVFASGVGFAVAVGWVLTFGLSQVAFEPVQIESATFTGPSAHTLMYFLDRNAVLEFDIGLVPGVFIGALISAALTRELRWQAFDNALVMRKAMIGAALMGFGGMLAGGCAIGAGVTGGSIFVATAWLALFCMWIGAMATDYLIDQKHLATA; translated from the coding sequence ATGGACCTGATTGCACTGGTGGAACGGATTGGAGAGGCGCCGACAGCGGCGTTGTTCGGAATGATCACGGGGCTGACATTCGGCATCGCCGCGCACCGGTCGCGGTTTTGCCTGCGCGCGGCAACGGTCGAATTTGCCCGCGGGTCCATGGGGCCTGCTGTTGCAGTGTGGTTGCTGACGTTTTCAACCGCTCTGGTCTGGGTTCAGGGTGCCAGCCTGACGGGCCTGATGCGCGCCGAGGACGCCCGCATGATGGCTGTCGCCGGAAGCTGGTCAGGCGCGATTATCGGCGGACTGATGTTCGGCATCGGAATGGTGCTGGCGCGTGGCTGTTCGGGGCGGTTGCTGGTGCTGGCCGCCACCGGCAACATGCGTTCGATCGTCTCTGGCCTGATCTTTGCGGTGATCGCCCAGATGAGCCTTGGCGGATGGCTGACACCGGCGCGGGAATATCTGGCGGGGCTATGGGTTACGCCGGGCGGGCGAAATGTTGATCTGCTGTCGACCAGCGGTATGCCGGATTACATGGGTCTGGTCATGGGCATCGCACTGGCGGTTCTGGCGCTGGAAATCTCGCGCCGTAACAGGATCGGGTTTGGCAGGCTTGTGTTTGCCTCGGGCGTCGGGTTTGCCGTTGCCGTGGGGTGGGTTCTGACATTCGGGCTGTCGCAGGTGGCCTTTGAACCTGTGCAGATCGAAAGTGCCACATTTACAGGCCCTTCAGCCCATACGTTAATGTATTTTCTGGATCGCAATGCCGTGCTGGAATTCGACATCGGCCTGGTGCCAGGCGTTTTTATCGGCGCATTGATATCAGCCGCGCTGACGCGCGAGTTGCGCTGGCAGGCCTTTGACAACGCGCTGGTGATGCGCAAGGCGATGATCGGTGCGGCGCTGATGGGCTTTGGCGGTATGCTGGCCGGAGGCTGTGCCATCGGTGCAGGTGTTACCGGCGGATCGATCTTTGTCGCGACAGCATGGCTGGCCCTGTTCTGCATGTGGATCGGCGCGATGGCGACAGATTACCTGATTGATCAGAAGCATCTGGCAACCGCCTGA
- a CDS encoding primosomal protein N': MLVGVLTAQPLDRLLDYKAPEGGCQRGAFVEVPLGPRKVLGVVWGPGKGDYDLAKIRSVIRVLDAAPMREEMREFLRRAADYTLTPMPAMLRLATRAPGLGDPPSMRKVYRRGTGLPDRATAARSRVLDALEEYGGLAFTLKELAEVAGVSTSVIKGLAVQGVVREEDSPRDMPFARLDPALPGKALTPDQAAGAATLKQAVRAETYGTTLLRGVTGSGKTEVYLEAVAECLAMGRQALVLLPEIALTAEFLTRVQARFGAQPAEWHSGVTMTERRRTWRMIGQGGAQLVVGARSALFLPFQDLGLIVVDEEHDTSYKQEDGVLYNARDMAVLRASICGARVVLASATPSLESWTNAQAGKYDKLELTTRFGEAVMPDMRAIDMRTEALPSDRWISPSLQSAVQDRLAKGEQALLFINRRGYAPITLCRACGHQIGCDHCDARMVEHRFLKRLVCHQCGESKPIPDKCPSCDAEDRLAPVGPGVERLGEEAAACFPDARIATLSSDMYGSARALKAEIEAIAAGQADIIIGTQLVAKGHNFPLLTLVGVIDADLGLQGSDLRAAERTFQLMRQVAGRSGRADKPGTALLQTYQPDHPVIRAILAGDETGFWTAEAAERAQAGVPPFGRMAGIILSSSDVAQVFDLGNDMARRDAPLRRIGAQVFGPAPAPIARIRGRHRVRLLVKADKGAPLQQAVSEWIGQFRLKGDLRLAVDIDPQSFY; encoded by the coding sequence ATGCTGGTGGGGGTGTTGACCGCCCAGCCGCTGGATCGGCTGCTGGATTACAAGGCACCCGAAGGTGGCTGTCAGCGCGGCGCCTTTGTCGAGGTGCCGCTGGGCCCGCGCAAGGTGCTGGGTGTGGTATGGGGGCCGGGCAAGGGCGATTATGATCTTGCAAAAATCCGTTCGGTCATCCGGGTGCTGGATGCCGCCCCGATGCGCGAGGAAATGCGCGAATTTCTGCGCCGCGCGGCCGATTATACGCTGACGCCAATGCCCGCCATGCTGCGGCTTGCCACGCGGGCACCGGGGCTGGGCGATCCGCCGTCGATGCGCAAGGTGTACCGGCGCGGGACCGGTTTGCCCGATCGCGCCACGGCAGCGCGCAGCCGTGTTCTTGACGCGCTTGAGGAATATGGCGGTCTGGCCTTTACGCTGAAGGAACTGGCCGAGGTGGCAGGCGTATCAACATCCGTTATCAAAGGGCTGGCTGTGCAAGGCGTGGTGCGCGAAGAAGACAGCCCGCGCGACATGCCGTTCGCGCGGCTTGACCCCGCCTTGCCCGGAAAGGCGCTGACCCCGGATCAGGCGGCGGGCGCTGCAACGCTGAAACAGGCGGTGCGGGCGGAAACCTACGGCACCACATTGCTGCGCGGCGTCACCGGATCGGGCAAGACCGAGGTTTATCTGGAAGCGGTGGCAGAATGTCTGGCGATGGGGCGGCAGGCGCTGGTGCTGTTGCCCGAAATTGCCCTGACAGCCGAATTTCTGACCCGCGTGCAGGCGCGTTTCGGGGCGCAGCCTGCCGAATGGCATTCCGGCGTCACGATGACGGAACGGCGCCGCACATGGCGCATGATCGGGCAGGGGGGCGCGCAACTTGTCGTTGGTGCGCGCTCGGCCCTGTTTCTGCCGTTTCAGGATCTGGGCCTGATCGTGGTCGATGAAGAACATGATACATCCTACAAGCAGGAAGACGGGGTGCTGTACAATGCGCGCGACATGGCGGTTTTGCGGGCCTCTATTTGCGGCGCGCGCGTGGTGCTGGCCAGCGCCACACCGTCGCTGGAAAGCTGGACAAACGCGCAAGCCGGAAAATACGACAAGCTGGAACTGACGACGCGGTTCGGAGAGGCGGTGATGCCCGACATGCGCGCCATCGACATGCGAACGGAAGCCCTGCCATCCGATCGCTGGATATCACCCAGCTTGCAATCCGCCGTGCAGGACCGTCTGGCAAAGGGCGAACAGGCGCTGCTGTTCATCAACCGGCGTGGCTATGCGCCGATCACCCTGTGCCGTGCGTGCGGCCACCAGATCGGATGTGATCACTGCGATGCGCGCATGGTGGAACACCGCTTTCTGAAACGTCTGGTCTGCCATCAGTGCGGCGAAAGCAAACCGATCCCCGACAAGTGCCCGTCTTGCGATGCAGAAGACCGTCTTGCCCCCGTCGGCCCCGGGGTAGAGCGGCTGGGCGAAGAGGCGGCGGCCTGTTTCCCGGACGCACGCATTGCCACGCTCAGTTCCGATATGTACGGCAGTGCGCGCGCCCTCAAGGCCGAGATCGAGGCGATTGCCGCCGGGCAAGCCGACATCATCATCGGGACGCAACTTGTTGCGAAGGGGCACAATTTTCCACTTCTGACTCTGGTGGGCGTGATTGATGCCGATCTGGGGCTTCAGGGGTCCGATCTGCGCGCCGCCGAACGCACGTTTCAGCTGATGCGGCAGGTCGCGGGGCGATCCGGGCGTGCAGACAAACCGGGCACGGCGCTTTTGCAGACCTACCAGCCGGACCATCCGGTGATCCGCGCGATTCTGGCGGGTGATGAAACAGGGTTCTGGACGGCCGAAGCAGCGGAACGTGCGCAGGCCGGTGTGCCGCCATTCGGGCGCATGGCGGGCATCATCCTGTCATCGTCGGATGTGGCGCAGGTCTTTGATCTGGGCAATGACATGGCCCGGCGCGATGCGCCCCTGCGCCGGATCGGGGCGCAGGTGTTCGGGCCGGCGCCCGCCCCGATTGCGCGTATCCGCGGGCGTCACCGCGTACGCCTGCTTGTCAAGGCAGACAAGGGCGCGCCGTTGCAACAGGCGGTCAGCGAATGGATCGGCCAGTTCCGCCTTAAGGGCGATCTGCGCCTTGCCGTCGATATCGACCCTCAGAGCTTCTATTAA
- the fsa gene encoding fructose-6-phosphate aldolase, whose translation MKFFVDTAEINEIAELNDLGMVDGVTTNPSLIMKSGRDILEVTKEICDLVDGPVSAEVVATEADAMIAEGRKLAKIADNIAVKVPLTWAGLKACKTLSGEGNMVNVTLCFSANQALLAAKAGATFISPFIGRLDDINLDGMDLIADIRTIYDNYGYETEILAASIRTVNHITQSALIGADVITAPPAVIKKLADHPLTKSGLDAFLADWEKTGQKIL comes from the coding sequence ATGAAATTTTTTGTCGACACCGCCGAAATCAACGAAATCGCCGAACTGAACGATCTGGGCATGGTCGATGGCGTCACGACAAACCCGTCGCTGATCATGAAATCGGGCCGCGACATCCTGGAAGTGACCAAGGAAATCTGTGATCTGGTCGATGGTCCTGTCAGCGCCGAAGTCGTCGCGACCGAAGCAGACGCCATGATTGCCGAGGGCCGCAAGCTGGCCAAGATCGCAGACAACATTGCCGTCAAGGTGCCGCTGACATGGGCTGGCCTAAAAGCGTGCAAGACATTGTCGGGCGAAGGCAACATGGTGAACGTGACCTTGTGTTTTTCGGCCAATCAGGCGCTGTTGGCGGCCAAGGCTGGTGCGACATTCATCAGCCCCTTTATCGGGCGGCTGGACGATATCAATCTGGACGGCATGGACCTGATCGCGGACATTCGCACGATCTATGACAATTACGGCTACGAGACCGAGATTCTGGCGGCATCGATCCGGACGGTGAACCACATTACGCAAAGCGCGCTGATCGGGGCTGATGTCATCACCGCCCCGCCTGCCGTGATCAAAAAGCTGGCGGATCACCCGTTGACCAAGTCCGGCCTTGACGCCTTTTTGGCAGATTGGGAAAAAACAGGTCAAAAAATCCTGTAA
- a CDS encoding DUF484 family protein — protein sequence MSGQPKIEDALRKTIMSQPDVILDDQDVMQALVAANEKSMGGNIIDLRGIAMERLEARLDRLEDTHRSVIAAAYENLAGTNQVHRAILRLLDPVEFETFLRDLGGEVAEILRVDAIKLVLESVQCEADPAVARLDGVLNVAAPGFIESYLNDGRGDNSRQVTLRQVQDASPFIYGQQADWIRSEAALRLDFGEGRLPGLLVMGAEDPHHFTPQHGTDLLAFFAGVFERAMRRWLS from the coding sequence ATGAGTGGACAGCCAAAAATAGAAGATGCTTTGCGTAAAACGATCATGTCTCAGCCTGATGTAATTCTGGATGATCAGGATGTGATGCAGGCCCTGGTCGCTGCGAATGAAAAATCGATGGGCGGCAACATCATTGATTTGCGCGGCATCGCAATGGAACGGCTGGAAGCGCGGCTGGACCGGCTGGAAGACACCCACCGCAGCGTGATTGCCGCGGCCTATGAAAATCTGGCCGGTACAAATCAGGTTCACCGCGCAATCCTGCGCCTGCTGGATCCGGTCGAGTTCGAGACCTTTCTGCGGGATCTGGGCGGTGAGGTGGCCGAAATTCTGCGGGTGGACGCGATCAAGCTGGTTCTGGAATCTGTCCAGTGCGAAGCTGACCCCGCTGTTGCGCGGCTGGACGGAGTTCTCAATGTTGCGGCCCCCGGATTTATCGAAAGCTACCTGAACGATGGTCGTGGCGATAACTCTCGTCAGGTCACATTGCGCCAGGTTCAGGATGCATCACCCTTTATCTATGGGCAGCAGGCAGACTGGATCCGCTCTGAAGCGGCGCTGAGGCTGGATTTTGGCGAAGGCCGTCTGCCCGGGTTGCTGGTGATGGGGGCGGAAGATCCGCACCATTTCACCCCGCAGCACGGCACTGATCTGCTGGCATTCTTCGCGGGCGTGTTCGAGCGTGCGATGCGCCGCTGGTTGTCTTGA